cggtttgagtTGGATTTttcttaggagccatgactttttatcccttccccacagacggcgccaaactgtttcggtaatgaaacgaggtaATGCAAAAGACACTTACAATACTGTGAATGGAAGCGTTGTATTGAACGGCTactcgtggaaggaagcgacttgaattcctgcaaaacaacacgttagccttgttcggggggtgatctcccggaaaacccctccgacgctcaagttagaacgttaaTGTGAGATTGAATAGAGGGTTAGAAACTGAATGTAATTGAGTTTCGAGATTGATATAGCTTGGATTTCAGCGGATTAATGAAATGGAGAGCGAGTAAGGATACTAAGAGGAATTATTTTCAGATATCCCTTCCTCTCCGATGGTTGTCCCTTTTATAATGCTCAAGGAGGAAGTTACATCAGAGAGGGGGAGTTGGAGATCATGGGAGACATGGGCAGTTAGTTCGCATGGAAGAAGGATTACCATGCATTTAAGAGGAAGTGGGGGGTTACCATCCTTAGAAGAAGGATAGCCAAGGAATGAGGGAGAATGACCCAGAAAAGAGGCCCATTGActgaaagtcaaagtcaatgcaAAAGGTCAAGGGGCAATAAGGTAATATaactaaataatttaaataaataaataaattaaataaatgataccatgacatatatatatatatatatatatatatatatatatatatatatatatatatatatatatatatatatatatatatatatatatatatatatatataagattctACCtaagtttataaaaaaaaaaaaaaaaaaaagggtgaaGTTACACATTTTGCGAGAAAACAAAGGACTTGAGAGAAACATTTAAATACTCGGACAAGAACGGCACACTTGATGACTTGATACTTGAATGAGTTCAAACCCATAAGATCTTACAAACTCCTCAAAAACAGCCTGCAAGAAAAACGAcccttatatataaaataaaaattagcaaacatCCAGCACCAAAAATCTTGTTAATCGTtcttaattttcttaaataattaattttcttccATATAACCCTTAATCATGTTTATTTATCCTAATCATGCTTATTTATCCTAAATTGAACACCCACCTTGACAACCTTTTCCAAATTGCTCTTCTTTgccaacaaaaccaaaaaaattgtaTCTTTATCATAGTTTTAGTGTTTTTAATCCCTCAAATTCCCCCTCTCTTTTTTTGCTTGTTTTGGATTTTCCATTTTTATGGTCTTCCTCATAAAACAAATACAACCATCaaaagtttatataattttttttttgaaatttatttctcCCCTTTTGTATTTCCCTACactgaatttaaaatcatatttgttcCCCTTCCTTTGGGGGGGAGGGGGGACAAGTTCATCTGTACAATTATATTGGGTCAATTTACTAAATTATTTGATCTtgatattcattttaatttctggGTTTCTTAAAAATCTGATTTCGAATTTCTTTgtgattaaaaaacaattttttttggtaaatcaTGAGGTGTTTTTCATGCATTAACACACGCAGAAAGAATGCTGAAGATGAGAGGCTATTTAATCCTGATTCTCCTTCTTATTCTGAATCCCTAGGTACATTTCTCATTTCTCTCTGTTTCttatgtttattataaatttgattatatttggtggtttcatttgtcattttaataaGAAATATTCTGTTTTTCTGTAATATTATAAAGagaaatcaataatttataccaagagattgatttatttttggtGAAGATTGTATTTAAGTGTGAAAAAAAAGAATCCCTTTGCTGGGTTTGATTTACAAATAGGGAGATGAGtgaattatgtatttttaaaacaattatttgcgtttgtcaaaaaaaaaaacaattatttgCGTGTTTGAGCATGaacaacaacatttcattactgTAAAGCCATAATGTTAGTTTCAAATTCCAACTTAGGCTAAGTTCTGGGTCTAATATATACGACCTGTTTGTTTCAAATTCCAACTTAGGCTAAGTTCTGGGTCTAATATATACAAccttattcttattataatcATAGTTATCAGGGTATGTTAATATGTTCGACTACACAGGGCCATCaccaatattaaattatttagtatatatttagtGTCTAAAGATACAaagttattagaaaaatattggATTTTTTGTGTGAATTGTGTCATTTGAGAAAATTTCAGCAGATATTTGCTTACCTAGATGATTGCTCTGCATTTTTGTTGCAGATGCTGGGAAGAAAAAGTCTTCTTTTGGTTTTTCAGGTATTGTACATTTCAAACTCCATGCTGTAAATGTATGGTTTTGAAATTTTTCAATGAAAAGTGCTCATATAACCTCTCAAAATTCTCTTCAACATGAGTAAAAAAGGAATATTAAAATTGGTGCACACTACTTTAGTGTCGACCATGTCCAATctgttggaaatactttataTGGGGAAGATCCCACATCGCTAAATTATTGGGTTGTGGGCTTGCATATAAAATTTAGTGGGCTATTCTCCTAATACTATATGGTTTTTGGAAAAGAGTGAATCATCATGTGTGTATGCAAATCAACACTCATTactcgtgggtttgtgggcTCGAGTGCCCCATGGGTGTATCCACACAAGTGGACCCATGTGGTGATAATGTGACGAATTATCACGGCCTAACACAATCCATACAACACATACTCCAAGATGGATTATAAGATATGAAGTAGTCTAATTCATTTTTGTGTGATGCAGAATATGACAGAAGAACTGTGTCAATGGATGATAACCACAAAGTGGTTGCAAGAATAGATGCCAATTCAGCACATAGCTTCACTTTTCGGGAACTTGCAATCGCGACAAGGAACTTTAGGGATTCTCATTTGATTGGAGAAGGTGGCTTTGGGAAGGTTTATAAGGGTCGTCTTGAAAATGGGCAGGTAAAACTCGAATTCATTTGTGCGGTCATGATGTGTTCATATGTATTTTCTAGCTTCATACAATGCTAAATACTTATGACTAGCAATCAAACTGAACACAAATTGGGTAGCCAAATTGCTAATTTCAATCTTCAATATGATTGATTTTCATGttgaataaacaaaacacatttttcccatCAAAGCTGATTATTACCAAGTTTTTAACCTAAGAATAGCAGAGTGAATTGTGCAAAGGTTCCTAAAAGTATTCAAGATATGATATTTGAAACCCATTTCTATTATTCGCTCTTCATGTGAACCTAATACGACGAATATCATTAGCCTTTCATGTGGAGATCGTCATGGGTCCAAAACCCTGTTAGACCCGCACCTATTTTCTAGGTTTGGATCTCATTTTTTGTGAAACCCAATGAGTTTGGGTCTTGTTTAGGtcaaaaattttgaattcatCTGAACCTAATATGACCAAAATCTTTAGCCTTCTAGGAGTTTCAGTTTTTCAGCATTAAAACAGATTTGTCTCGTACTTGTATGGAATACAATGCAGTGTTACACTAATGAATTGACTAACTAGTTTATCCCTGTATGTTTTTCTACATTTGAGTAGATTGTTGCTACTAAAAAGCTAAATTTGGACAGCCTACAAGGCAACCAAGAATTCATTGTGGAAGTTTTGATGTTAAGCTTGTTACATCATTCAAACCTCGTCACTCTTATTGGCTATTGTGCTGAAGGCGATCAAAGACTATTGGTTTATGAGTACATGCCCAAAGGCAGCTTGGCTGACTATCTATTTGGTAAGCATCTTCCTGTTTTTCTTTTCTCATTTCCGTTTTATTAATACCATCATGGAATGcttaatttagaatttttatgACGATGAAAGTCGCACTTTTTTGTTTCCCAAGGTAATGAGAATGACAAGGATGTCCTGAATTGGGAAACGCGCATAAAAATTGCTGCGGGTGCTGCACGTGGACTCCAACATCTACATTGCGTAGCTAAACCACCTGTAATTTACCGTGATCTTAAGTCAGCAAACATCTTGTTGGATGATGAATTTAAGCCAAAGCTGTCGGATTTTGGATTAGCAAAGTTAGGTCCTGTGGGCGATAAAACTCATGTGTCAACAAGGGTGATGGGAACGTATGGATATTGTGCTCCGGAATATGCTTTGAGTGGAAAGCTAACCCTTAAATCTGATATTTTCAGTTTTGGGGTAGTCTTATTGGAAATTGTTACAGGACGGAAGGCATTTGACATCACAAAGAAGCAAGGCCAGCAGAGTCTAGCTGTTTGGGTAACGTTTTTGCTGATGTCTTGATTTTGCTTTCTTTAAATTCTTGCAAAAGCTGTTATCTTTAAAGGTTAGGAAATCGTTCCACATACCCACATTGTCCAAGACTGTCTAAGAGGGGATCCAAATTCATATTGAGTTGATTTGTTTGCgtttaatttagtaattttgtAAAACACGTTTTACTAGTTTTTTTCCCTTGTTTCGATCATGATGCGTTGAAAAGAGTTTTCATGAGGTGCGGGAAAGTAGTTCTTTGagagcatagtgcaaaaacaaagcCGTATCgtaaagattttcaaatttacCGACCAATATCATTCGTATTGTAAAGGTTTAAAAATACCATGTTTTAGGCCGTTTCAAATGATATTTTATGCTTTAGGCTGAAATTTAGCGACATGATAACCGCATCGCCCTCGTTACTATATTACTGTGTCCTTTACCGCAACCACCACCATTACCGTAATTTTGCACCATGTTTGACAGTTGGATACATTACATTTTAATGAGAAAGACATGCCCCCCATGAACCACCAGTCCACCACTACTTCCCCGCTGCAAGTATGTGATATATTTCTGTTCTCGGTCGTCTTTGGCAAAGAACCAAACAAAGGAAAACTAGTTTATATTGCGTTTTACGCCTGTAAATAGTTTAACATGGTTAATAGTTCTGTCAAAAAACAGAACCCGAGTTATAgcatttacggcccgtttggttagtggtactaaatgttggtaatgggaatgatttatagtgtaagatttcatcaaaagttccatgtcattctatggtaatgaaactttaatcacaaagtttttttttttacaaatttccattaccacttaataccacctctcccattggtaatgcattggaatgaattttatgaagaaaataagatgatagaagttggacaaacatgaccatcaaggtggccatgagatttttcaaccaaaattacacaatTTTTCATTCACATTACAACTATTTATTACCACAtatcaaacgggccgttagggGAATTCTGTTCCACATTGTGCTTTAAATGATACATCAATGTAGTATTATGTCATTTAATAAAGTCGTTATCaacttttatttctttctttcatCTAAAACCAATTGCAGTCTCGGCCCTTCTTGAAAGATCGTAGAAAGTTCATTGAGTTGGTGGATCCTCGGCTGAAGGGGAATTTCCCTAATCGCTCTGCCCGTCACTTGATATCTGTTGCCGCCATGTGTTTGAACGAAGAACCAAGCAACCGACCCCTAATAACAGACATTGTGGTGGCACTCGACTACTTGGCCATCGAAAGCCAAACAGAAAGTTCATCATCAACTGCCCAAAGCACCCCTACGCTTTCCAGTCCCACACTGACACATCAGCAGGATTATCCTTTGGCTTCAAAGTAGTACTTCCCGGAGGTAAACTCTGGGAAACTTGTAAAGTGAAATGGAGGAGAATCACCAATAGAAATTGACTGAGATGAATGATTTATGCATTGTAAATGTATATTTATGTTCATCTCTAAGTTCCTTTGTagcaaaaaattaaaacaaaagaaCATGGAGGAGCAATTTTTTCATGTATAAGATTGAAATAGTGATTTATAAATACAGTTTGGCAGTTTAATTTCACCATGCATACCTTCCACCAAGCCTGTCACTCTGTTCTGGTTGGCTTATTGTTGAAATTAAGGCTTTAACATCAGAGTTACGTGGAACATGGAAGTAGCCATGTTTTGCAATTCGAGAACATTCGTTCCCAATCACCAGGAAACGCGACCCAAAATCGCTCAAGGTGACGTCCCGATGTGGAAGACCTTTTTCAAAATTGTTTTGAccttcatttacaaattaaagaataaagaaggaagGATAAACAAGATGAAACCTAGGACATCATAAACATTCCACTTACGAACCATTTCTTAAAGCAAAAAtaagtcattttaatttaattttgttttcaaatatattttttatatatagtgtATCTCATACTCAATCATTCTTGAGTCAATCAAAGTTGCATTTCTTGTTTCCATTCCTGTTCTCCGTTCCTAATTTCGAATGTTGTACCAGGTAACAATGTTTAACATTGTTGTTGTATAGATCCTTTTTTGACATGGATTAGGATCCCAAAACAAAATATCTTTAGTCGAGCTCAAAAGTTTCGCTTATCTTCCAAGTCATCCCATAAGATCTTTAGAGACTtacaacaagtcttgtatgagaccgtctcaccgtgagacgggcCCATACAAGTAGCCCGAAGTTAATTTACATAGcagttaactaaataaaaacaatttttttcattactcgTATACAACTGCCGTATGCATGCGGCTTGTATCTATTGGGCTTTTATCCAGCCCATCTAACCCAACTACAACTCTAAATACTATTCTAACTTGTCTTCTAATTTATGACTCACTTCGACTTTCTGTTTCTTTTTTTCTCCACTTTTCTACATTTTTGATATATTTCATATCTAATTAATAAATTCCATTTCTTAATCTCAACATTTTCAAAGTGCCATTATTGGTGGAGGTCGAGCTTTGTCAATGGCAACatcttttaataattattttcagaGTTTGTCACTTCAATTAAGAATGGGTGTGGAACTTTGTCAATGGAGATGGTAGAGAATAATGGTGAAAACCTTAGaatcttctttttcttgcttagtttcttatttatcttgggttaattagaatatttatcGTCATATGAAGTTGTAGACATTTCCACAAAAATTGGTGTATTATAATAAGTTACTTTGCATTTTTGTATTATAATGTCCTTAAcaaatttataagtttaaagGTTGTAGATTTCAAATTTAGTGTTTGTTTTACAACTTTGGTGCTACTGAGTAGAGTTATCACTTACATACATATACAAGAGCGTCAtgatttatcatcatcatcatcatttaaaaatCCTCTTTTTTGAACGGACTAATCCATACTCTCTGTAATAAACCTTAAGATCATTCATAAATGCCCGGTAATAGTCTTTATGGACCTTAGAGAAGCAACAAAGACGGCGGAGATTAATTCCAATAATACTCTACTGCCACATTTTGACACCATAATTACTATACTCGACCTCAATTAACGAATGCGGTTTCAATTGGTTTTCGATGATTGTGTTACTAAGTATGTTGTTCATCAGTCTCCTTTCTTTTcccatttttttgattttcttactGGTTCTGACTTATATCCTCTTTTCCTTCTTACATTGGCATTGTTCATCAGCCTCATCTCCCAACTAATTCTTACTGGTTCTTATTATGTTCTCTATTctctatcttcttttttttttttttttttttttttggcattttgctATCCACTTTAGGTTATATAGTGTTTgatttagcttttttttttttcttgaattttagAGTTAGGTCGCATGATAGTCGCATGGAAGATCTCCTATCATTtaaataaaagataataaaaattgGATCAGCCCAGTCTCAGCCTAATATCAAGAGCATCATGAGCAATGGATCAGGGCATCGGTTTTGGAGGGCccataatatataaaatcattttaataacAGTGAGAGAATGTTAAGTATTTTTCGGTAATAGCCTTTTAATTTTGGTAGTTATTGCTTTGACTACTCATTTTTTCTCTCTTATGTTACCTATAATAATCTATTCTAATTCTCGCAATATATTTTCCAATTCCACCCCACCATTAAGTGCTATACATTAATTACAATAGTTTTTACCTTATTCTTTTCTATGACATTAATTGATGACGAATATATAATTGTTCTCTCAAATTCTGAgattaacaatatatattttttttcaatctatatgtttattatttttcaaatgttATTGAAAGTATATATCTTACAATTAAGGTTCTTTGATGAAGGTAAACTACCATTAAAACTGAACAACCCAATTTGAAGTTTCATTATTAAAGACTCAATTcttttaagtgatgataattcagatacatattaaattaaacaataatttaattaattatattttgttgtttaagtaggtccaaaatcatattaaatattaagtaattaattgatacatattttaagtctgaaatatattatattaagtttaaattaaaatgacttaagaTAATTCTCTTTAGATAAGATTAtacttgaatttaaatttaaaaaacgtGTGTTCAAGATGCTTAAATATTTTAATGtgttattacacgttttatgtttaaatatttgaataaataagTTGCTTGGAAATCAAGGTTTACTAATTAAAGGTTTTCCTATAAGTAAGGGGACATTTTgtaactaaaaataggaaaaggtatttcaattaagataaaaaatagaaatttaatttaaataatatttacacagttttattatttgaattattgaattttaaatacCTTGTATAAGCATTCACGTAGCAGCACATCAAGAgttaaaatagctaaaaatagtaatcatAGATGTGCTTAAATAAGTCTTCAGTGGAGCGTTAGTTTGAATTAAGGCTCAAAGTTTTGAAGACTGGCCCAGATGAATCAGATTAGCTATATTGTCGGATGAAACTTCCTTGGCTTGCAAGATTATGTTGACGCGTtggcattatatatatatatatatatatatatatatatatatatatatatatatatatatatatatatatatatatatatatatatatatatatatatgtatatatatatatatatatatatatatatatatatatatatatatatatatatatatgtatatatatatatatatatgtatatatatatgtatatatatatgtatatatatatatatatatatatatatatatatatatatatatatatatatatatatgtatatatatatatatatatatgtatatatatatatatatatatatatgtatatatatatatatatatatgtatatatatatatatatatatgtatatatatatatatatatatatgtatatatatatatatatatatgtatatatatatatatatatatatatatatatgtatatatatatatatatgtatatatatatatatatatgtatatatatatatatatatatatatatgtatatatatgtatgtatatatatatatatgtatgtatatatatatatatatatatatatatatatatatatatatatatatatatatatatatatatatatatatatatatatatatatatatatatatatatatatatatatatatatatatatatatatatatatatgaaaattaggGATGATATATATAAGAAGCAAAGACATCACACTGTATCCAGTTCGCACCCCtcccgccggcataaaaaacaCCGGGTGGGGAAAAAGCCATGGCAAGAAAGGAGCTCGATACAGGCCATCCAAAAACAGCATAGGGGTGGGCTATGCAAAATACAAGAGGCATAATACTACGTTTAAGCACCAATAGACCTATGGGCTAAATCTACATCTTACACACCATGTCTATGGAAACAATAATCACCGCAGGTGTTGTCGAAACCTTTTTCTTCCTGTAGTATTATCTGAGGATCTCAAAACTGCATCAAAAGAGAGTCTATATTATATGTTACATTATGAGGTGATAATCCAGAGTATCCCAGCATCTCCTTTGCCCATATTCATATCCTGATTTTCAACGAGTAAACAAACTTTTGAACATTTGGAGTCCCCGCTtcgaattttattttgtttctttcgTATCATAGTGACCATATAACGCAGCCTAGGACAAGACCCCAGAGTTTTCGATGTTTTCGACTTTTTACCAAACCAAACCATTCCACGCTGAAGTTTCTACACCGATTATGGAGAGCCCCAGAAATACTCCACCATTCTAGCATTTTCATCCAAGAGCTCCAGGAGAATCTACATGTAAAGAGAATGTGAGAATTTGATTCTGCTACCAGGTTACAGAACGGGCATATGGCCTGCTAGAAGTCAATAATCCCCTTTTCTGCAAGAAAATCCCCAGTTTTAAGTTTTTCCAAATTTGCCATCCATACATACAATTGTGCTCTTGGAGGGATATATTTCTGccatacaatgttaattatagGTTTGGGTAGGGTGGGGGCATACGCTTCATTCACTTTCGCAACGATGTTCTTTACTGGATATCACAAACTCCCAGAGTGTTTCCAGATCACACCATCTTCCATTCCCCTGTTCGGCCTTATCTGTTCAATGTGGATTTTGAGATTTGAGACTTCGTCATTTTCCCAGTCGTATAGGTTTCTACGCCATGTgagatgccaagtccacaatcCCTCGTGCCAATTGCCCATTTAGCTTATGCGGAAGTTCTTTTGCATTGATATTGAGTATAGTCTTGGAAAGACCAATTTTGGCATACCTGCTTCACACCATCTATTGTGCCAAAAGCGAACGGAGTTCCCGTTTCCTACTTTAACTAGCATGCCCTCTTCAATAATCGATCTAATTTT
This Amaranthus tricolor cultivar Red isolate AtriRed21 chromosome 13, ASM2621246v1, whole genome shotgun sequence DNA region includes the following protein-coding sequences:
- the LOC130798138 gene encoding probable serine/threonine-protein kinase PBL21, which codes for MRCFSCINTRRKNAEDERLFNPDSPSYSESLDAGKKKSSFGFSEYDRRTVSMDDNHKVVARIDANSAHSFTFRELAIATRNFRDSHLIGEGGFGKVYKGRLENGQIVATKKLNLDSLQGNQEFIVEVLMLSLLHHSNLVTLIGYCAEGDQRLLVYEYMPKGSLADYLFGNENDKDVLNWETRIKIAAGAARGLQHLHCVAKPPVIYRDLKSANILLDDEFKPKLSDFGLAKLGPVGDKTHVSTRVMGTYGYCAPEYALSGKLTLKSDIFSFGVVLLEIVTGRKAFDITKKQGQQSLAVWSRPFLKDRRKFIELVDPRLKGNFPNRSARHLISVAAMCLNEEPSNRPLITDIVVALDYLAIESQTESSSSTAQSTPTLSSPTLTHQQDYPLASK